The following coding sequences lie in one Zingiber officinale cultivar Zhangliang chromosome 2B, Zo_v1.1, whole genome shotgun sequence genomic window:
- the LOC122045566 gene encoding nuclear transcription factor Y subunit B-2-like isoform X1: MRPEILRRITIEVKINYIWRSRRTGGEGMAEERTLGKSGELTETAPGKALTVEVEELPKAIVRRVVKDKLSKLSSGGGEEEILVNKDALLAFSESTRIFIHYLSATANDICKESKRQTINADDVLKALEEIGFVEFVEPLKASLEVCMHKVIKLPGPYRAHECDWYLWRLSPSTDGMKICNYILFHLML; encoded by the exons ATGCGGCCGGAAATCCTGCGAAGAATTACCATTGAGGTGAAGATCAATTATATTTGGAGAAGCAGGCGAACTGGAGGGGAGGGGATGGCGGAGGAAAGAACACTTGGGAAGAGCGGGGAGCTTACGGAGACGGCGCCGGGAAAGGCACTCACCGTGGAGGTCGAGGAGCTCCCCAAAGCTATCGTGCGCCGGGTTGTGAAAGATAAACTTTCCAAGTTGTCTTCGGGAGGAGGGGAAGAGGAGATATTGGTAAACAAAGATGCACTGTTGGCCTTCTCTGAGAGCACTCGCATCTTCATCCATTACCTCTCCGCCAC GGCAAATGATATCTGCAAGGAATCAAAGAGGCAAACAATCAATGCTGATGATGTCCTGAAGGCGCTTGAGGAGATTGGCTTTGTTGAATTTGTTGAGCCTTTAAAAGCTTCTTTAGAGG TATGCATGCACAAAGTCATTAAACTCCCAGGTCCATATAGGGCACATGAATGTGATTGGTATCTATGGAGGTTGTCCCCTAGTACAGATGGAATGAAGATTTGTAATTATATATTATTTCATCTCATGCTGTAA
- the LOC122045566 gene encoding DNA polymerase epsilon subunit 3-like isoform X2 encodes MRPEILRRITIEVKINYIWRSRRTGGEGMAEERTLGKSGELTETAPGKALTVEVEELPKAIVRRVVKDKLSKLSSGGGEEEILVNKDALLAFSESTRIFIHYLSATANDICKESKRQTINADDVLKALEEIGFVEFVEPLKASLEEFRKRNEVKRSGVKGKETAKKRKIEDTPSKNGRKE; translated from the exons ATGCGGCCGGAAATCCTGCGAAGAATTACCATTGAGGTGAAGATCAATTATATTTGGAGAAGCAGGCGAACTGGAGGGGAGGGGATGGCGGAGGAAAGAACACTTGGGAAGAGCGGGGAGCTTACGGAGACGGCGCCGGGAAAGGCACTCACCGTGGAGGTCGAGGAGCTCCCCAAAGCTATCGTGCGCCGGGTTGTGAAAGATAAACTTTCCAAGTTGTCTTCGGGAGGAGGGGAAGAGGAGATATTGGTAAACAAAGATGCACTGTTGGCCTTCTCTGAGAGCACTCGCATCTTCATCCATTACCTCTCCGCCAC GGCAAATGATATCTGCAAGGAATCAAAGAGGCAAACAATCAATGCTGATGATGTCCTGAAGGCGCTTGAGGAGATTGGCTTTGTTGAATTTGTTGAGCCTTTAAAAGCTTCTTTAGAGG AGTTTAGAAAAAGGAATGAAGTCAAAAGGTCTGGAGTAAAAGGAAAAGAGACTGCCAAGAAGCGGAAAATAGAAGACACACCCAGCAAGAATGGTAGAAAAGAGTAA